A DNA window from Gemmatimonadaceae bacterium contains the following coding sequences:
- the fahA gene encoding fumarylacetoacetase: MSLTSWVASANGHADFPIQNLPFGVFRRAGTNEAPRVGVAIGDQILDVAACLAADLFDHVDELVERGGRACASPSLNALMALGAPVRRALRAAVTRLLASDASVHDQQIAQHALVSQVEAELFLPVQVGDYTDFYASVHHATNVGSMFRPDNPLLPNYKYVPIGYHGRASSLVVSGTPVVRPCGQRKGPNDAEPTVGPSRSLDYELELGAFVGTGNVLGDTIPLRDAETHLWGVCLLNDWSARDIQSWEYQPLGPFLAKNFASTISPWVVTMEALEPFRAPLAPRAEGDPAPLPYLADAGDAARGGLALTVEVWLRTARMRAAGEAAVRISQGSSLDLYWSFAQMLTHHASSGCNLRPGDLLGSGTISGAAVDSRGCLLELTWRGAQPVSLPNGETRGFLEDGDEVIMTAYAERDGAVRIGLGRCVGEVRPAR; the protein is encoded by the coding sequence GTGTCGCTGACCTCGTGGGTTGCATCGGCCAACGGCCACGCCGATTTCCCCATCCAGAACTTGCCGTTCGGTGTGTTTCGTCGCGCCGGGACCAACGAAGCACCTCGGGTGGGTGTCGCGATCGGCGACCAGATCCTCGATGTGGCGGCATGTCTCGCGGCCGATCTCTTTGATCACGTCGACGAGCTCGTGGAACGTGGTGGGCGCGCCTGTGCATCGCCCAGTCTCAACGCGCTCATGGCGCTCGGGGCACCGGTGCGGCGCGCGCTGCGCGCGGCCGTCACGCGCCTGCTGGCGAGCGATGCGTCGGTGCATGATCAGCAGATCGCGCAGCATGCACTGGTTTCGCAGGTGGAGGCCGAGCTGTTCCTGCCGGTACAGGTGGGCGACTACACCGACTTCTACGCGTCGGTGCATCACGCGACCAACGTGGGCTCGATGTTCCGCCCCGATAATCCGCTGCTGCCGAACTACAAATACGTCCCCATCGGCTATCACGGCCGCGCATCGAGCCTCGTGGTGAGTGGCACCCCGGTGGTGCGCCCGTGCGGGCAGCGCAAAGGGCCGAACGACGCGGAGCCCACGGTGGGGCCGTCGCGCTCGCTCGACTACGAACTGGAGCTGGGGGCGTTCGTCGGCACCGGGAACGTGCTGGGCGACACGATCCCGCTGCGCGATGCCGAGACCCATCTCTGGGGCGTCTGTCTGCTCAACGACTGGTCGGCGCGCGACATCCAGAGCTGGGAGTATCAGCCGCTTGGGCCGTTTCTGGCCAAGAACTTTGCCAGCACGATCAGCCCGTGGGTCGTGACGATGGAGGCCCTCGAGCCGTTCCGCGCCCCGTTGGCGCCGCGGGCCGAGGGCGACCCGGCGCCGCTCCCCTATCTGGCCGACGCGGGCGACGCCGCGCGCGGCGGGCTGGCCCTGACGGTCGAGGTCTGGCTTCGCACGGCGCGCATGCGTGCCGCGGGCGAGGCGGCGGTGCGCATTTCGCAGGGGAGCAGTCTCGATCTCTACTGGAGCTTTGCGCAGATGCTCACCCACCATGCCAGCAGCGGGTGCAATCTCCGTCCGGGCGATCTGCTCGGCAGCGGCACCATTTCGGGTGCTGCGGTTGACAGTCGCGGTTGTCTGCTCGAGTTGACATGGCGCGGCGCCCAGCCGGTGTCGCTGCCAAATGGGGAAACCCGCGGGTTCCTCGAGGATGGCGACGAGGTGATCATGACCGCGTATGCCGAGCGGGACGGGGCGGTGCGGATCGGGCTGGGTCGCTGCGTGGGAGAGGTGCGTCCCGCCCGGTGA
- a CDS encoding response regulator transcription factor: MRPDLIRVVLVDDHQIVRAGLKAVLSTAKDIAVVGEGSSGKDALVLAERLDPHVIVMDLSMPDMDGLTATRELHKANAARTQNPDEPATRRVLVLTMHTEDEHLVALLEAGAGGYLLKSVADRELVDAVRTVAAGDVYVQPTAARALARGLAKRDGNAEERARYDKLTDREQVVLRMVAEGYTAPEIGEHLTISPKTVDTYKQRIGEKLGLTHRTDYVKFALKLGLLKTDA; encoded by the coding sequence ATGCGTCCAGATCTCATTCGTGTTGTCCTGGTGGACGATCACCAGATCGTTCGGGCCGGTCTCAAAGCCGTGCTCTCCACCGCCAAGGATATTGCCGTGGTCGGTGAGGGGTCGAGCGGGAAGGATGCCCTCGTCCTCGCCGAGCGTCTCGACCCGCACGTGATCGTGATGGACCTCTCCATGCCCGACATGGATGGGCTCACCGCCACGCGCGAGTTGCACAAGGCCAACGCCGCGCGCACGCAGAACCCCGATGAGCCGGCCACGCGCCGCGTGCTCGTGCTCACGATGCACACCGAAGACGAGCATCTGGTCGCGCTGCTCGAGGCGGGCGCCGGCGGCTATCTCCTCAAGTCCGTCGCCGATCGCGAACTCGTCGACGCCGTGCGCACCGTGGCTGCCGGCGATGTGTACGTGCAGCCCACGGCCGCGCGCGCCCTGGCCCGCGGCCTCGCCAAGCGCGACGGCAACGCCGAAGAACGCGCCCGCTACGACAAGCTCACCGACCGCGAGCAGGTCGTGCTGCGCATGGTCGCCGAAGGCTACACGGCGCCGGAGATCGGCGAGCATCTCACGATCTCGCCCAAGACGGTGGATACCTACAAGCAGCGCATCGGCGAAAAGCTGGGGCTCACGCACCGCACCGACTACGTGAAGTTCGCGCTCAAGCTCGGGCTCCTGAAGACCGACGCGTAA
- the nadA gene encoding quinolinate synthase NadA — protein MTILDAHYDQALADEIRALAAANNAVILAHNYERPEVQDVADYVGDSLGLSREAAKTSADVIVFCGVHFMAETAAILSPSKTVLLPDLAAGCSLASTITAEQLRAWKAEHPGAVVVAYVNTTAEVKAESDYCCTSGNAVDVVNAIPRDREILFLPDMFLGAHVRRETQRDNIHVWLGECHVHAGIDPEHISRTRAQYPGAEFLIHPECGCATPVVEAISAGAVDREGVHILSTEGMIRRPAQSDHDTFIVATEIGILHRLRRENPTKRFVAANDRAQCSYMKVTTLAKVRDALQHRQHRITVPDAVAARARLAIERMVSIGGTSGVSPFGPEDPGE, from the coding sequence ATGACCATCCTCGACGCGCACTACGATCAGGCGCTCGCTGACGAAATCCGCGCGCTCGCGGCGGCCAACAACGCCGTCATTCTCGCGCACAACTACGAACGCCCCGAAGTGCAGGATGTCGCCGACTATGTCGGCGACTCCCTCGGGCTCTCGCGGGAGGCGGCCAAGACCTCGGCCGATGTCATCGTCTTCTGCGGCGTGCACTTCATGGCCGAAACGGCGGCGATTCTTTCGCCGAGCAAGACGGTGCTGCTCCCCGATCTCGCCGCCGGCTGCTCGCTCGCGAGCACCATCACCGCCGAGCAGCTGCGGGCGTGGAAGGCCGAGCATCCGGGCGCCGTGGTGGTGGCGTATGTGAACACCACCGCCGAGGTGAAGGCGGAAAGCGATTATTGCTGCACCTCGGGGAACGCGGTGGATGTGGTGAACGCCATTCCACGCGACCGGGAGATCCTCTTTCTCCCCGACATGTTCCTCGGGGCGCACGTGCGTCGCGAGACCCAGCGCGACAACATCCACGTGTGGCTCGGTGAGTGCCACGTGCACGCCGGTATCGATCCGGAACACATCAGCCGAACGCGCGCGCAGTATCCGGGCGCCGAGTTTCTCATTCATCCCGAATGTGGCTGCGCCACGCCGGTCGTCGAGGCGATCAGTGCCGGCGCCGTGGATCGCGAGGGGGTGCACATCCTCTCCACCGAGGGGATGATCCGGCGGCCCGCGCAGAGCGATCACGACACGTTCATCGTGGCCACCGAGATCGGTATTCTGCATCGCCTGCGGCGTGAGAATCCCACCAAGCGGTTTGTGGCGGCCAACGATCGTGCGCAGTGCAGTTACATGAAGGTCACCACGCTCGCCAAGGTGCGCGACGCGCTGCAGCACCGGCAGCATCGGATCACCGTCCCCGATGCCGTGGCGGCGCGCGCGCGACTGGCCATTGAACGCATGGTGTCGATCGGTGGCACCAGCGGCGTCAGCCCCTTCGGCCCGGAGGATCCCGGCGAATGA
- a CDS encoding cytochrome ubiquinol oxidase subunit I, with protein sequence MTDLLFARSQMAMSLAFHIIFAVVGIGMPVLMVIAEGRWLKSGDPVLLELTKRWAKGTAIMFAVGAVSGTVLSFELGLLWPTFMEHAGPVIGMPFSLEGFAFFTEAIFLGIYLYAWNRISRRAHFLAGVVVAVSGTLSGIFVVCANAWMNAPAGFTFERGIVSNVDPIAAMFNAAAPTQVVHMTLAAFAATGFAVAGVHAFALRRGTPHRAFHRAALQIAMWMALPSALLQPLSGDWSARSVAKRQPIKLAAMEGHLRTGPANFVIGGWPDATTLEHRGAIEILGGLSLLLHGRRDAVVQGVDAVPASDRPPLAIVHLAFQIMVGCGTAMAALAAWGSVRWWRRRRGQGSALPDDRRFLTAVMLAAPLGFIALEAGWTVTEVGRQPWIMHNVLRTADAVTPMPGLAVPFVIFTLLYLGLAVVVLFLLWRQLLKTGITQQPLGLTGEMPIPPAPSRTGIYHTP encoded by the coding sequence ATGACTGATCTGCTCTTTGCGCGTTCCCAGATGGCCATGTCGCTGGCATTCCACATCATCTTCGCGGTGGTGGGGATCGGCATGCCCGTGCTCATGGTCATCGCCGAAGGGCGCTGGCTCAAGAGTGGCGACCCGGTGCTGCTCGAGCTCACGAAGCGCTGGGCCAAGGGTACCGCCATCATGTTTGCCGTGGGCGCCGTCTCCGGGACCGTGCTGAGCTTCGAACTGGGGTTGTTGTGGCCCACGTTCATGGAGCACGCCGGGCCGGTCATCGGCATGCCCTTCTCGCTCGAGGGGTTCGCGTTCTTTACCGAGGCCATCTTCCTCGGCATTTACCTCTACGCCTGGAACCGCATCTCGCGGCGCGCGCACTTCCTCGCCGGCGTCGTGGTGGCCGTGAGCGGCACGCTCAGCGGCATCTTCGTGGTGTGTGCGAATGCGTGGATGAACGCGCCGGCCGGATTCACCTTCGAACGCGGCATCGTGTCGAACGTTGATCCCATTGCGGCGATGTTCAATGCGGCGGCGCCCACGCAGGTCGTGCACATGACGCTTGCGGCGTTCGCGGCGACGGGCTTTGCCGTGGCGGGCGTGCATGCGTTCGCGCTGCGTCGTGGCACGCCCCACCGCGCCTTTCATCGCGCGGCGCTGCAGATCGCGATGTGGATGGCGCTTCCGTCTGCGCTGCTGCAGCCGCTGAGTGGCGACTGGAGCGCCCGCAGCGTGGCGAAGCGACAGCCGATCAAGCTGGCCGCCATGGAGGGGCATCTCCGGACGGGCCCGGCGAACTTCGTGATCGGCGGCTGGCCCGACGCCACCACCCTCGAACACCGCGGCGCCATCGAGATTCTCGGCGGTCTGTCGTTGCTGCTCCATGGCCGCCGCGATGCCGTCGTGCAGGGCGTCGATGCCGTACCGGCGAGCGATCGCCCACCGCTCGCCATCGTGCACCTCGCCTTTCAGATCATGGTCGGGTGCGGCACGGCGATGGCCGCGCTCGCCGCGTGGGGGAGCGTGCGCTGGTGGCGTCGCCGTCGCGGGCAGGGCAGCGCCTTGCCCGACGATCGTCGCTTCCTGACCGCCGTGATGCTCGCGGCCCCCTTGGGCTTCATCGCGCTCGAAGCCGGGTGGACGGTCACCGAAGTGGGGCGGCAGCCGTGGATCATGCACAACGTGCTGCGCACCGCCGACGCGGTGACGCCGATGCCCGGGCTTGCCGTGCCGTTCGTGATCTTCACGCTGCTCTATCTCGGCCTCGCGGTCGTCGTCCTCTTCCTCCTCTGGCGTCAGCTGCTCAAGACGGGGATCACGCAGCAGCCGCTGGGCCTCACCGGCGAGATGCCGATTCCCCCCGCGCCGAGTCGCACCGGCATCTACCACACGCCGTGA
- a CDS encoding acyl-CoA dehydrogenase family protein, with translation MSADTATSTPPSFLRDLFGGEINDALLFPYPATLEVRDPEEAAVVQRLVGALNGMVASGLIDPYRADEQEGFDEAVITAFASAGLLGLTIPKAYGGLGLSASAYARVFGAVAAVDASLGVLIGVHCGLGAKAIVIAGNDAQKARYLPMLARGETLAAYALTEPETGSDAQHVVTTATRSADNTGWVLNGRKHWIGNGQRAGVIATFAQTPVERNGQTVMRPTAFIIRPDMPGFRVDGTVRKLGIRASTQAELVFEHLFVPDDHVLGEVGKGFRVAVNALNAGRLSLASGCASACKRLLGEFTRYAEARTQFGAPLADFEITQRKMASIASETYAADAMVGALAAALDRTDVDASLEAACAKVFASELVWRSADELVQLAGGRGFVKPWPYERYLRDARIQRIFEGANEILRLFVGLNGIQGPAEELKELAGALRSPLQNLGVVSSFAAQRVASAFGKRDRFSVELHAALKPHATYIERHVAELAEATQKAITTHRKDLIHRQLVVERLADMAIELYARATTVSRTQRLILERGADACAREIALCALFCVQSGRRFRATRMELDGSAGETIDDLRRTVAARVRAEAGYATTDALLDVPVPPLPAWSLHRDEQIRAVSRGAHPEG, from the coding sequence ATGTCTGCCGACACCGCCACGTCCACGCCGCCGTCATTTCTGCGCGATCTCTTCGGGGGCGAAATCAACGACGCCCTGCTCTTCCCGTATCCGGCCACCCTCGAGGTTCGCGATCCGGAGGAGGCCGCGGTGGTGCAGCGCCTGGTGGGCGCGCTGAACGGGATGGTGGCCTCGGGGCTCATCGATCCGTATCGCGCCGATGAACAGGAAGGGTTCGACGAAGCGGTGATCACCGCGTTCGCGTCGGCGGGACTGCTGGGGCTCACGATTCCCAAGGCGTACGGCGGCCTTGGGCTTTCGGCGAGCGCGTATGCCCGCGTGTTCGGGGCCGTGGCTGCGGTGGATGCCTCACTCGGCGTCCTGATTGGCGTGCACTGCGGGCTCGGCGCCAAGGCGATCGTCATCGCCGGTAACGACGCGCAGAAGGCGCGCTATCTGCCCATGCTGGCGCGTGGCGAAACACTGGCCGCGTACGCGCTCACGGAACCGGAAACCGGCTCGGACGCGCAGCATGTCGTGACGACGGCCACCCGCAGCGCCGACAACACCGGGTGGGTGCTGAATGGTCGCAAGCACTGGATCGGCAACGGGCAGCGCGCCGGCGTGATCGCGACGTTTGCCCAGACGCCGGTGGAGCGGAACGGGCAGACGGTGATGCGCCCCACCGCGTTCATCATTCGCCCCGATATGCCGGGGTTCCGGGTGGACGGCACCGTGCGCAAGCTGGGCATTCGCGCCTCGACGCAGGCCGAGCTGGTGTTCGAACATCTCTTCGTGCCCGACGACCATGTGCTGGGTGAAGTGGGCAAGGGGTTCCGCGTGGCGGTGAACGCGCTGAATGCCGGTCGCTTGTCGCTCGCCAGTGGCTGCGCGTCGGCGTGCAAGCGGCTGCTGGGCGAGTTCACGCGCTATGCGGAGGCACGCACCCAGTTCGGTGCCCCGCTCGCCGATTTCGAGATCACGCAGCGCAAGATGGCGAGCATCGCCAGCGAGACGTACGCTGCCGACGCGATGGTGGGCGCGCTGGCGGCGGCGCTCGATCGCACCGATGTCGATGCCTCGCTCGAGGCGGCGTGTGCGAAGGTCTTTGCGAGTGAACTGGTATGGCGCAGCGCCGATGAGCTGGTGCAGTTGGCCGGCGGTCGCGGGTTCGTGAAGCCGTGGCCGTACGAGCGCTATCTGCGGGATGCGCGCATCCAGCGCATCTTCGAGGGCGCGAACGAAATTCTCCGCCTCTTCGTGGGGCTCAACGGTATTCAGGGACCCGCCGAGGAGCTCAAGGAGCTCGCAGGCGCGCTCCGCAGTCCGCTGCAGAACCTCGGCGTGGTCTCGAGCTTTGCGGCGCAGCGGGTGGCGAGTGCCTTCGGCAAGCGCGACCGCTTCTCGGTGGAGCTGCACGCCGCGCTCAAGCCGCACGCGACGTACATCGAGCGCCACGTGGCGGAGCTGGCCGAGGCGACGCAGAAGGCGATCACCACGCACAGGAAGGACCTGATTCACCGGCAGCTCGTCGTGGAGCGTCTCGCCGACATGGCGATCGAGCTGTACGCGCGGGCCACGACGGTGTCGCGCACACAGCGGCTCATTCTCGAACGCGGCGCCGATGCGTGCGCCCGAGAGATCGCGCTCTGTGCCCTCTTCTGCGTGCAGAGTGGGCGCCGGTTCCGGGCCACGCGCATGGAGCTCGACGGCTCGGCGGGGGAGACGATCGACGACCTGCGCCGTACGGTCGCGGCGCGTGTGCGTGCCGAGGCGGGCTACGCGACGACGGATGCGCTGCTTGATGTGCCGGTGCCGCCGCTCCCGGCGTGGAGCTTGCATCGCGATGAGCAGATCCGGGCGGTTTCGCGTGGTGCCCACCCAGAGGGGTGA
- a CDS encoding L-aspartate oxidase, with translation MTDRIRTRFLVIGSGVAGLHTAWRASGHGPVTVLTKRTLFDSATAYAQGGIAAALGAGDSPELHQRDTLAAGAALCDADAVKVLVEEGPARVRELHAAGARFDLDPDGDFKLGKEAAHSRNRIVHAHGDQTGAEVARTLVQKVRETPGIDVLETARVLDLLLVDEGDGPQVAGVRASIAGRPVEIVADATVLATGGCGQIFRYTTNPQVATGDGFAMAHRAGARLADMEFVQFHPTALDTPENPLALVSEAVRGEGAILLNARGERFMPARHRLAELAPRDIVAREIFREQQAHGRVLLDATRLGAGFATRFPGIYKLCRARGIDPTREPVPVTPAAHYMMGGVVTDLAGRSSLPRLYAVGEVARTGVHGANRLASNSLLEGLVFAERVARDLAITPDHLPEPDASTWDVPPLDDRGAAQVAADEIRQLMWDHASIARTAPGLRRCLAALERVGERLSAGATEERNLLTTARLVTEAALLRKESRGGHFRSDFPKTRRKWQGRHITW, from the coding sequence ATGACCGATCGGATCCGCACCCGGTTCCTTGTGATCGGCAGCGGAGTTGCCGGTTTGCACACCGCCTGGCGTGCCTCCGGGCATGGTCCGGTGACGGTGCTCACCAAGCGCACGCTGTTCGACTCCGCCACGGCCTACGCGCAAGGCGGCATTGCCGCTGCCCTGGGGGCCGGTGACTCCCCCGAGCTGCACCAGCGGGATACCCTCGCCGCCGGCGCGGCGCTGTGCGATGCCGATGCCGTGAAGGTGCTGGTCGAGGAGGGGCCGGCCCGGGTCCGGGAGCTCCACGCTGCCGGCGCCCGCTTTGATCTGGACCCCGACGGCGACTTCAAGCTGGGGAAGGAAGCCGCCCATTCCAGAAATAGGATTGTGCACGCGCACGGTGACCAGACCGGCGCCGAGGTCGCCCGCACCCTCGTCCAGAAGGTGCGGGAGACGCCCGGGATCGACGTGCTGGAGACGGCCCGGGTCCTCGACCTGCTCCTGGTCGATGAGGGGGACGGGCCGCAGGTCGCCGGCGTCCGGGCGTCGATCGCCGGCCGGCCGGTCGAGATCGTCGCCGATGCCACCGTGCTCGCCACCGGCGGCTGCGGACAGATCTTCCGCTATACGACCAACCCGCAGGTGGCCACCGGCGACGGCTTCGCCATGGCCCACCGCGCCGGCGCCCGGCTCGCGGACATGGAATTCGTCCAGTTTCACCCCACGGCGCTCGACACGCCCGAGAACCCGCTGGCGCTGGTGTCGGAGGCGGTGCGCGGCGAAGGCGCCATCCTCCTCAACGCCCGCGGCGAGCGCTTCATGCCCGCGCGGCATCGGCTGGCAGAGCTCGCGCCCCGGGACATCGTAGCCCGCGAGATCTTCCGCGAGCAGCAGGCCCACGGGCGCGTGCTACTCGACGCCACCCGGCTCGGGGCCGGATTCGCCACGCGCTTCCCCGGGATCTACAAGCTGTGCCGCGCCCGGGGGATCGATCCCACGCGGGAGCCCGTCCCGGTCACCCCGGCGGCGCACTACATGATGGGCGGCGTCGTGACCGACCTGGCCGGGCGTTCCAGTCTGCCGCGGCTCTATGCGGTGGGGGAGGTGGCCCGCACCGGCGTGCACGGCGCCAATCGGCTCGCCTCCAACTCGCTCCTCGAAGGGTTGGTCTTTGCCGAACGCGTCGCGCGCGACCTGGCGATCACTCCCGATCACCTGCCGGAGCCGGACGCGTCAACCTGGGATGTCCCGCCGCTCGACGACCGCGGCGCCGCGCAGGTCGCGGCCGATGAGATTCGCCAGTTGATGTGGGACCATGCGTCCATCGCGCGCACCGCGCCTGGGCTGCGCCGCTGCCTCGCCGCGCTCGAACGGGTCGGCGAACGGTTGAGTGCGGGGGCCACGGAAGAGCGCAATCTGCTCACGACCGCCAGGCTCGTGACCGAGGCCGCGCTGCTGCGCAAGGAGTCGCGAGGAGGGCACTTCCGCAGCGATTTTCCGAAGACCCGCCGCAAATGGCAGGGACGACACATCACGTGGTAA
- the nadC gene encoding carboxylating nicotinate-nucleotide diphosphorylase, whose protein sequence is MTPSSVSLSALAFPLTPDQVTTHVRAALQEDEAFHDVSTLATIVSTRHVRSAIVARREGVMAGVPMAIEAFRQLDPSIAVRVDAPDGTRVRRGDTVLALTGHARGMLSAERTALNYLQRLAGIATLTARFVDAVKGTHAQILDTRKTTPGWRLLEKYAVRCGGGTNHRLDLRSGVLIKDNHLAAVNGDIAMAVSRARQLAATGTPVQVECDTLEQVDAALAAGADWILLDNMDETRLLEAVARCRGRAITEASGGVTLDSVRRIAETGVDRISIGALTHSAPALDLGLDFDGL, encoded by the coding sequence ATGACCCCGTCATCGGTCTCGCTTTCGGCACTCGCCTTCCCGCTCACACCCGACCAGGTCACCACCCACGTGCGGGCGGCGCTGCAGGAAGACGAGGCGTTTCACGACGTCTCCACGCTGGCCACCATCGTGAGCACGCGCCACGTGCGCAGTGCCATCGTGGCGCGACGCGAGGGCGTGATGGCCGGCGTCCCGATGGCGATCGAGGCGTTCCGGCAGCTTGATCCCAGCATCGCCGTGCGCGTGGATGCGCCCGACGGCACCCGCGTCCGGCGTGGCGACACCGTGCTGGCGCTCACGGGGCATGCCCGCGGCATGCTGAGCGCCGAACGCACGGCGCTGAATTACCTCCAGCGCCTCGCGGGGATCGCCACGCTCACCGCGCGTTTCGTCGACGCCGTCAAGGGCACCCATGCGCAGATCCTCGACACGCGCAAAACCACGCCGGGGTGGCGCCTGCTCGAGAAGTATGCCGTGCGCTGCGGCGGGGGCACGAACCATCGTCTCGATCTGCGGAGCGGGGTGCTCATCAAGGACAATCATCTCGCCGCGGTGAATGGCGACATCGCCATGGCGGTCAGCCGCGCGCGGCAGCTGGCCGCCACCGGGACGCCGGTGCAGGTGGAATGCGACACGCTGGAGCAGGTGGATGCCGCGCTGGCGGCCGGTGCCGACTGGATCCTGCTCGACAACATGGATGAGACCCGCCTCCTCGAGGCCGTCGCCCGCTGCCGCGGGCGCGCCATCACCGAGGCATCCGGTGGCGTGACGCTCGACAGCGTGCGCCGCATCGCCGAAACTGGTGTGGATCGCATCTCGATCGGTGCGCTCACCCACTCCGCCCCCGCCCTGGACCTCGGCCTCGATTTCGACGGCCTCTGA
- a CDS encoding cytochrome d ubiquinol oxidase subunit II, whose amino-acid sequence MTEPTALTWTLPHVVAGTMVLSLNAYVLLAGADFGGGVWDLFARGRHRDAQRHLIADAIGPIWEANHVWLILVVVLLFTCFPKAFAHLATELHIPLTAMLVGVVLRGSAFTFRTYDRSHDEVQRRWGRIFSVASLLTPIVLGVCLGTVAGGRLPLRPISALAGVTFRERFLDPWLTSPFPWAVGGLTLVLFAYLAAAYLTCETTDRELQEIFRRRALQTQAILFGMAAATLALARAEFPELYEGLTRGTAALTMHAVTALAAVTALWAIRTRRYPLGRLAAAAQASFILWGWAWTQFPWLLPPDRTITELAAPRVTLELVMTALGLGTLILLPSFVYLYRIFKGGRAAAE is encoded by the coding sequence GTGACGGAACCCACGGCGCTGACCTGGACACTGCCGCACGTCGTGGCGGGCACGATGGTGCTGTCGCTCAACGCCTATGTACTGCTCGCGGGCGCCGACTTTGGCGGTGGCGTGTGGGATCTGTTCGCGCGCGGACGCCATCGCGACGCCCAGCGGCATCTCATCGCCGATGCGATCGGGCCCATCTGGGAAGCCAATCACGTGTGGCTGATCCTGGTGGTGGTGCTGCTGTTCACCTGTTTTCCAAAGGCGTTCGCCCATCTGGCGACCGAGCTGCACATCCCGCTGACCGCCATGCTCGTGGGGGTCGTGCTGCGCGGATCGGCCTTCACCTTTCGCACCTACGACCGTTCGCACGACGAGGTGCAGCGCCGGTGGGGGCGGATCTTTTCGGTCGCGAGCCTGCTGACCCCAATCGTGCTGGGGGTCTGCTTGGGCACGGTGGCCGGGGGCCGTCTGCCGCTGCGCCCGATCAGCGCCCTCGCGGGCGTCACGTTCCGGGAGCGGTTTCTCGACCCGTGGCTGACGTCGCCGTTTCCGTGGGCCGTCGGTGGCCTCACGCTCGTGCTCTTTGCCTATCTGGCGGCGGCCTACCTCACCTGCGAAACCACCGACCGCGAGTTGCAGGAGATCTTCCGTCGGCGGGCCCTGCAGACGCAGGCCATTCTCTTTGGCATGGCGGCCGCGACGCTCGCGCTGGCCCGGGCCGAGTTCCCCGAGCTCTATGAGGGGCTCACCCGGGGGACCGCGGCGCTCACCATGCACGCCGTCACCGCACTCGCGGCGGTCACCGCGCTCTGGGCCATCCGCACCCGTCGGTATCCCCTGGGGCGCCTCGCGGCCGCCGCGCAGGCCTCGTTCATCCTGTGGGGGTGGGCGTGGACCCAGTTCCCCTGGCTCCTGCCTCCGGATCGCACCATCACCGAGCTGGCGGCGCCGCGGGTCACCCTTGAGCTCGTGATGACCGCCCTTGGACTGGGGACGCTGATCCTGCTGCCGAGCTTCGTGTACCTGTACCGCATCTTCAAGGGCGGGCGGGCCGCCGCCGAGTAG